The genomic window CATATCATCATTGGGTCAGCTTCAGTTCTCATGGATCTCTGTCAGAGCTGCAGAGCGAGATTTCAGGCTGTGGCCTAGCACAGCATGGCACAGCCTCCAGTTCCTCGGTCCTTCCAGAAAATAACCATAATTAGACCAGTGACAGCAGGGCTAAATGAGGAGGACAATTCTGGGAGCCCTTTGCCTTAGACTACCTACCTaacacagaaaaaaaggcaaggaATCTAAAATTAAGAGACATTTTCCAACCTGTATGTCTGCAGTTTTATTTCTTTCCTCTTATCTCTGCTCGTtctccagcttctcttagcttcatctctgcctcctctcctttCTGGTGTCCTTCTCCCTATTTCTTTTCTGTTGcagttctctctcttccttctttgtctctgAGTGAAGATTTaacacttcctcttctttctcccttcctcctcctcttttccctaCCCACTTTCCTTCTCATGTCCTTCCTCCTCCATTATCTCCCTggattcctccctcccccccaccaccaccacaccaagGCTCTTCTCTTTCTCACCTGCTATCTCCACTCCTCTGCCCCATCATggttccttcctctttctctctctattttggATTCAGTCCTGATACTCTCTGCTCTCATATCTCCTCTTAGTTTCCATCTTTCTTCCCTtcatttccatttcttctcttcttACTTTGTAGCTATTCTCACATCTTTTGGCTCTCTCATCTGCTCCACCTCTTCCTCTCGCCTTCACAgagaaggaaaaccaaatgataaaggggctggaacagttGTCTAAGAGaaaaggctcttcagcttggagaagagaagggggaacaggatagaggtctataaaatcacgagtggagtagaaagggtaaatgcaaaagggaggagaaatagcctagtggttagagcagtggactatgaaccaggagaccagggtttgagtcctgctgtcactccttgtgaccttgggcaagtcactttaccctccactgcctcaggtacaaactttgattgtaagccctctggggatagggaaatacctacagtacctgaatgtaaaccggtgtgatatctcgattgagatcaaatgtcggtatataaaaataataaataaaatcagtttacacttaaaaaaaaaaataagggacaCACCGTGAAGTTACTaaattgcacatttaaaacatcagaaaaaatgtttatttactcaaagcacaattaagcactggaattcattgctggaaaaTGTGGTAAAGccaggtttggacaatttcctggagaagtccataaatcattgttaaccaggtagacttggcgaaagccactgcttatcgcTAGGCCTAAGCAACTTGGAAtatatctactatttgggatcctgctaggtacttgggacctggattggtcactgttggaaataagataccgggcttgatggatccttggtctgacccagtatgacaatttttaTGTTCATTCCTTATCTCCCTTCCACTCCACCTCTTTCTGTTCCTCCATCTTCACATCATCCTGTTAATATCTCCATTCCCATCTCTCCAACAACCATTTCTTATTCTCTCCCCCAGTATCTgatcctttcctcttccccttaCTTCTCTCTTCActtcatttttctctctcctacCCTTCCATTCTGTCTCCCATCCCCTCCACTCCATCCGTGTTTCATTTCTCATTCATACCGCCTGCCTCCACCAACCCTTCATTTCTCTCTTCCCTAGCACCCATCCTTCCTCCGTCCCCTCAGCATCCATCTCCCCGTCTCTTGCCCCAGCATctactgcctgcctcaaccttctTCCCCAGTATCTGCCCCCTGCCTCttacctccttcccttccccaccaTCATTTGCTCCTTGTATCTCCTCCTTTTCTCCCATTTGCCCCCTGCATCTCCCCATTCTTCTTCGCCACCGTCTGGCCcctgcctcttcccctccctttgcCACCATCTGTCCCCCTGACTCTTGCTCCCACCTTCTCCAGCACTCACTCTCCGCTGTTGCTTGCTCCTCCATTCCCAGCATTCACTCTCTCCTGCTGCTTGTTCCCCTTTCCCCAGAATCTGTTCCCTTTGCTGCTTACCTGCCCCTCCCCAGCATCGGCAGTCCCCTGTTGCTTGCCCAGCATCTGCTTCCCCCTTTGGCCTCCTGTCCCGATTATCTCCTCCATCCACTACCCTGCAGCAGTTAACTGAGCCCATTGGGTGGCAGGTCACCGCTCAGTTTCCTCAATTCTGGCACCATGACAAGCAACTTCAATTCTGCTGATCTTACGAGACTGAAGTTGCTCATCCTGGTGCCGGTGGAGAAGAAACCAAGCAGTGGGCTGCTGTGTGACAAGCCCCTGGTgctgcccctcctccccagctCAGCAGCGTGATGCCGCACCCCTGGAGCTGCTTACCACCCACATCCCAAGTCTCTGCCTCCCAGTTGCCTGCTCTCGCGCAGGACAGCAGGAGGTGGACTCCAACACGGGAGACTTGGCAGGTCTGCTCCATATCCAGGCTCTGCGGCACAGCTAAGcagccctcccttcctcttcccagaAACCTATTTTCTAGTCCCGAGGCTCAACCCGGTTCCTCAGGAATAGAAATTCTGACTATCCAGGGAGACTCAGTAAAAAGATCTCCGCCTTTGTTAGCAGCTCACATGCCTCAGCGCCCTCCAGTGACATGGAGTCAGCCTTGACACAACGATCCAAAGACCAGTCTAGCTACGGCCGATGAGCCGTCAGCCATCATGTGAAGAGAGGCAACAGATTCCAGTGGCATAACAAGCATCTACTAAGGAGAAAACAGGTCTCCCCCCCAACTATTACCCACTTGCCACCAAAACAGAGTTTGTTGTCTCCGCAATGcacctgaattccagcctggtatAGCAATAGCCACAGTTCATTATCAGTATACATTCAGGGTAAGGGAGAGCAGAGATTTCACATTTTTTGAAAGTATCAAACCCCTGGTGTGACCGTAGCACAGTTAtccctgttgttggccttggtaCCCGATTCGATGCAACACCACATTGTCGAGCCCGGGCTCCCTGAGAATGGCTGCAGTTGTAAAACTGTCTTCTTGCCTTTTATTTGAACCCTGAGCATGGAATCCCCTTACCTTCCTTTCTGTTCTGTAGTGCTCATCTATTGCGTACTGATACTTGGGCAGATTGAGTCCAAACAGAGCTGCAAGTTTGCCACCGAGGTTATCACAACCTAAGGGAGAGCACACGAGAAAGCACAGCTGGAAGCATGACCATGAAAAAGCAAAGAAGAGGAGGATAAAAAGTGTATCTTAAATATGATCTGACTGCTTCTTAAACAGAAGAACGACAGTCGTTTTATGTAACTTACTAGATTGGGACCCAGGAGTCCTTGCCTTCATTTATCGTTTTACCTAGTTGTACTGACAGATACCAAGAGAAGTCAATGCATCCTCCCAGACCTCCAAAAAGCACTAAAATTAGCACCATAAGGGGCTTTAATACTTTACAGCATCAGGTGCAGTGCTCTCTTTAACAACGCGCCTGACGTAATAACGTGTGCTCGGCCCggtgcacaaactttactccTCGTGCAGCAAGGAGTTCTGCACACAGAGCTGTACGCCCTCGCacggaaatcccatgcaaatgaagctCTTGGctataacccctccccccccccccccatgcagagcTGTGTGCTGGCTTCACTTAATTTTCTTAGCGCTGAAAATGTTATTCTAGGCTTGAAGCGgcggagtaaagtttccagctcTAATGTCAGTCTATGAGCCGAAGCTGGGGTTCTGATGCCAGGACCCGTAGTCAGTATTTTATGCACAGTGAACATGCGCTATACACATAAATCATGTGGTTGTACGCCCTGAGCCTTTCCTTTGTGTACGTTTTCTGGTTTGTGCGTACTTTTaattcctgatgcattagcatacccttagcttactgcattgggagttaaaaagaaaattagcTTGTGCcttaagaaactgtgcactgaattgcagcacacagttttggttttttttttttaatataaactttTATTGACCATTTAGGGTAAGTATTCCACATGCTCACAATACTCACAAAGCATAGCATACAACAGTGGTCAAAGTGTTTTGAAATGAACATGTTCTGAATTTAACATCTATCCCAACCCACCCTCCCCGTCTCTGCAGGTTGAAAACAATAGGACGTAATATAACAATCATGTGCCGCATTCATGCATGGGTAAATCCAGGAGCTACTCGTCCTGCATCTAGAATATTAAtccacacaaaataaataaataaataaataaaaggaaaacacagagagagagagagagagggagaggagaagaagatgATCCCATTTCTAATCAAAGCTATAATGAACCCATCCATTCTTCCCAAAACAGATCTGTACCCCCGGGAGCAAACGATGCAGAGGATCAGTAGAGGAGGGGGCTCACCTCCCTAGGCCATATTTTGGTCTTGGTTTTTCAACCATGTCACCAATGGTTTCCACACAGAGTGAAACGGTGGGAGTTTGTCTTGTTTCACAGCATTAAGATATGCCAGTCGATAATGATTATGCAGTCAGTGGATAACCACTGGAAGTGATGGAGGTTCAGGTTGCTTCCAGGCCTTAGCTAATTCGCATCTGGCCACTATATATACTAGACGACAAACATTTTGAGCATATTTATTTAGCTCCTCTACTGGTATATTTAACAAAGCATATCGTGGATCCAtaacccctcctccctccactatATTAGCTAGCCACATATGAACCTTTTCCCAGAAAGGTACCACCTTTGGGCAATGCCATcaaatatgcatataaatgcCTGACTGGTCACGGTTTCTCCAGCTCTTATCCGAGATAGAAGGAAACATTCCATGTAGTCTAACTGGGGTCAAATGCCATCGATATAGTATTTTATTGCAGTGTTCCTGTATAGCAGCAGATATAGAGCACTTCACTGTCTTATAGAATACTAGGTCCCAGTCATCGTCATCCATTACTTCCCCAAGATCCTTGCTCCAAGCCTTGATATGTGGGAAAGTGTAAGGAGAATGCGTGTTAAGGATAGCGTGTATCTTGTATGTGATACCTCTCACCTTATCAGAACGTTCACAATAATTCTCAAACAGAGACTTAGATAAGCGCAGAGATCTGGCtctcagagttttaaaaaaatgacgaACTTGTGCGTAGGCTAGAAAATTTCCAGGACTCAGCTGGTATTTTCCCTCCAGGGCTTCTAACTTTAGGATCGTACTCTCATTCAGAAGATGCCCAATACAAGCAATACCCTGGCTGGCCCACTCTGTAAAAGTATGAGACCCCATACCTACAGAAAAGTTGGTATTGTAGAATTAGTGAGAAAGAAGGAAGTAAATAATGGATCCCACCAATTTAGTTTTCCATTGAGCCCATATTCTTAATGTATTCCCTAAGGCCAGCGGTAGAAAAACCAAAGGTCTCCAGGTGCGCTTGGGCTGCCATGGAAGTGCTTGTAAGGGCATTGCTCCCACCAATCAATGTTGCTTCTAGCTGCACCCACTCTTTAATTTCAACCTTGTTGTAAATATCCACTAAGGCCCTAAGTTGCGCTGCTGCAAAGTACCATAAAAGATTAGGGGCTCCCACTCCACCATTAGTTTTTGGTAGGAACAATACGGCTCGTGCAATCCTTGGGGGCGGGGGGCCTCTTCTTCCAAATGAAACCATAAATCTTCTTCTGCCACAACTTTAGGGTGGTAGTGGATATATGGGTGGGAATTGTGGAAAAGAAATACAATAGACAGGGTAAAATATTCATCTTGATGACCGCTATTTGGCCCAACCAGGAAAAAAGTGTTCTCTACTCCATTTGTTTAAGTCTCTCAATATTTCTCCAAAGGGGGGCATAATTAAAAGCAAAAACGTTCGAATTACAGGGTCCAACCTGCACGCCCAGATATTTAATCGACTTTTTTTGGCCAGCGAAAGGGGAATTTCCGTGTTATGGTGGCTGTCGAAGAATAGCATAAAACAATTAGAAAAACCCCGCAGTCATCATTATAGGGATAGAAGTAGCCCATGATCAATCCCACTAGCCTGTCCTTTTGGCTTCCAGTGTTGCCATTAAAAGTGATACTGTAGATTAAGTTCATGGTTAATTCCCAGATAGTCAGCCTTGGTCTGACAGAGCTGACCTAGAGTCCTCCAGAGGGTCTATGCAGACGCCTCCCTCCTTTCCCAACTCTGTGCCAGCGAGCATGGTCGTTGATTTTCTGCGATTTAGGCCGTTTCTTAGCAGTGATGATGTTCGGCTGGAATCCGGCCTTCTCAAGGGCCTCTGCTGCCTCGGCCAGTGATTTAACTTGGTGGGTAGTTCCTTTTGCGGTGAACTGGAGGCCAAATGGAAAAGTCCAATGATAGCAGGTGTTCTCTGCCCTTAGGAAGGTCGTGGCCTCTCGTAGTTCTTTCCTCTTGCGCAGCGTGGAGGGCGCCAGGTCTTGGTAGatatgttttatgtaatttcctcctttctcgagttgtattgtaaaccggcgtgatgtgcttgcacgaacaccggtatattaaaagctgttaaataaataaataaataaatatgtaaggaATGGCCATCCCATATCCAGTTATTTTTGTATCTTTGAAGCTTCTAGAATTTGTGACTTTTGCACAAAGCTATGGAAacagatgatgatgatgtcacacgGTCTAGAGTCTGATCGGAGGCCCAATGTTCTGTGCGCTCTTTCTATTTTAATATCTTGGGAGGTTTCTTCCATAGCTTCATCTTGCTCACGTCCCTCTTGCAGAAGAGGGAATCTGCACACTTTTTCAGCCTCCTCCAGCGCTTTGCGTATTCTGCAGAATCTGGAACTCCCCTTATTGTGATGTTGCACCTCCTAGACCGATTTTCAAGATCTTCTATTTTATCCTGAAGGGCGGCAAAATCGGTTTCTAGAGAGCTGTGTGGCGCTGACAGTTTGTTTAAAGCTACACCATGACTTTCTGTGCACACGTCAATATCATCAACACGGTGTCCCAAAGTTATTAGATCTTCTCTCAATTCAGTAATTGAGGCTAAAAGTTCCTTTTTAtgaattttaagatctggccTGATTTCTAGGAATCATCCCCTAATTTCCTCTCTCAGTTGTGGTGTTATCGAGGTCGTTTCGTTCCCCACCTGCACGGGCTCTCCGGTGCCGTCTTGTATGTTTGCCGCATTGCCGCTCGCTGCGGCCTGCTCAGGCCTCTCCACTGTCGTCCGCGATCTCCGGCGGCAACTTGCTAAACGAAAACTGCTTTCAATCTGCAGTTTTCCTCTTCGTCGCCATCAGGGCGGTATCAGCAGCGCCTGGAGGATGCAAATTGCTGGGTTCTCTTTCAAACAGCAAGGAAAATCTGGCTTATTTGTGTTCCGGGAAGGAGAGCTCAGTTCTTAAGCAGCCATTCCCGTCCCCGGCGGAGAAGCGCAAGCCCACAATGTTAACGCTTGGCTAATGCCATAAGCCCCAGTGTTATTTCTCTTCAGGAGAAGAGAAAGCATTGTTAAAATGTCTGCATCATCTCCAGGAAAAGATTTGTTTTTCTAGACTCTTGATCTGTACTACTTTAAAGCATTTTTCTCTATGTCATAAGAGAATAGTCTAACTCAGGGTTGGCCAACTCCATTCCCCGAGTGCTGCAGGCAGGTCATGTTTTATAATGACATTttatacaatagaggcagtgcatgcagatatatctcatgcatattcattgtggatatcctgaaaacctggcctgtttgtggcactggagAACTGAAGTTTGCCTAACTACACATTTTAGATAGCATATTAAAAATAATTGTATCATATCTTTACTTACTAAAAAATGATGATGTTGCAATTCTCATTACCCAGAACTGGAGATAGGGTCCCCAGGAAAGGGTAGacttaaagacaaaaaaaaaaaatcaatgtattaAAATGTACAGTATTGGGTGCTTAAAATATCATCTCTGTGCTTTGTACAGCATTAAACACTGATAACACTTTGGAAATAATTATAATACAAAATTAGAATCCACAGATTACCAGTTAAAATAAACCTCACAGCAGACAGATTGTGTAATAATATTCCATTATAATTGCCCACCCATGTTCATTCAGGGACAGACGTGAAGGGGATGAGCCTGGGGGAGACACTGCAGGGCAAAGAATAGCCAACCTGTTTCCTCTTCCAGCCCCATCCCATTCTTGTTCCCTCTTTCCATCTGACTGGATGGAAATGCGAGGCTGGCACgcacagcagagcaaagaagaatcCAGTTTTTGTGCTACTGCATTAATTGCTCGATGACCCCAAGGATACTTGAGCTTACTGTGTCTACATTCTGTACTCCCTTCTGCTTGTTgtcatcttcttcctcctcctcctcctccgtgcTGTATTCTTCCATGGTGTCCCCACTCACAAAGTGAATGATCCTCCTCGGGTGCTTCCGTTTCCCCAGATCTATCTCCTCCAGCTTATTCTGCCGAGAACACAGtactttttaaacacagcaataacTATAGTGCAGTCTTAGGTCAGGATCACTCATCAGCATTTTGGGGGAAGATCAACTGTTAGGTTCTGAGCTGTGAGCCCAGGATggtcccttcttggccttttgactGCCACCCAGTCCCACTAAGAACAAGAAATTATTTATACTCTGGCCAAACTAGGAGCATCgcacttgtaaaaaaaaataataaaaaaaaagatctcaaaacaaaaactaaacaaaccaaaacatcTAGGAttaggggagaagaaaagctcTGCATGGCATGGTCATACCGAATTACCAGGTGTTCCTTTCATCCTATCCCTGCTcctcctcactccctctcacatTCCCCCAGCTGATGCCCTCTCGCCCCTGTTCCTCTCACATTCCCCCCAGCTGATGCCCTCTCGCCCCTGTTCCTCTCACATTCCCCCAGCTGATGCCCTCTCGCCCCTGTTCCTCTCACATTCCCCCAGCTGATGCCCTCTCGCCCCTGTTCCTCTCATATCCCCCCAGCTGATGCCTTCTCTCCCCTGTTCCTCTCACATTCCCCCAGCTGATGCCCTCTCGCCCCTGTTCCTCTCATATCCCCCCAGCTGATGCCTTCTCGCCCCTGTTCCTCTCACATTCCCCCAGCTGATGCCCTCTCGCCCCTGTTCCTCTCACATTCCCCCCAGCTGATGCCCTCTCGCCCCTGTTCCTCTCACATTCCCCCCAGCTGATGCCCTCTCGCCCCTGTTCCTCTCACATTCCCCCCAGCTGCCTTCTCTCCCCTGTTCCTCTCACATTCCCCCCAGCTGATACCCTCTCGCCCCTGTTCCTCTCACATTCCCCCCAGCTGATGCCCTCTCGCCCCTGTTCCTCTCACATTCCCCCCAGCTGATGCCCTCTCGCCCCTGTTCCTCTCACATTCCCCCCAGCTGATGCCCTCTCGCCCCTGTTCCTCTCACATTCCCCCCAGCTGATGCCCTCTCGCCCCTGTTCCTCTCACATTCCCCCCAGCTGATGCCCTCTCGCCCCTGTTCCTCTCACATTCCCCCAGCTGATGCCCTCTCGCCCCTGTTCCTCTCACATCCGCCAATTGATCTTCAGTCATCCCCTCCTGCAAGTACCTGCTCCAAACATCCCCTGgccagggtcagcagcaacattttcctttgggttgCTGATAACAGAGGCAACAATTTTCTCTTGGGTAGGAGAAAGGAGCAGTAGTAATCTCCAATTCATGCACACTCATCAGGGCCGCTTTAAACATTTGTGGGACCCCAGGCACTCTTTTGTGCACGAGCCCCCTTGTGTTTTTCCCCAGATTGGATCCCACCCCCATGTAAGGAACGGAGAAACATCATATTGTTAcatgatttattttaaagctaTGCTTTACATGTATGAATGACTACTTACAAAAGATTGTTAATGCATTAATTGTTGCATTTTGTGATATTTTCTGCTATCAAAACTGAGCACTTCCAGCCTAAGACATGGAATAAAGGGTGGACTAATTCCCTCCATCCTTATGTCCCCACTCTCCCCTCAGCTGAATTCCCCACTATCCCCACCCAACAAAGGGTGCAAAGCAGAACTTAGGATATTTCCCCTTCATCATACAAAATATATATCCAAACTATGCTGTCACCGCATAACAGCAACACAGCATCCCTCCACTGCCAGACATTCATGAAgtaacaaaaccctgcaaaagagaCACTGAGAAGCCATACAACAAACTCACCATGCCATCACAATACTAAATCCCAGGACCCAAACAGCAACGCTACTTACGAGGACAGCACTGTTAACTTGGTGTTAACACTCTTATTGGAAAAGCAGAACAATTCAGCCTCCTGGAGATCCCTAACCAGCAACTACACGCAGAAGaatccctcccctttctcacacatgcagaggacccttacctaatatagaataaggggccacaaattagaaaaatgagAAGCCAGACTCATGCAGCAGaacacagagaaagaaaaacagaaattcaTGTCCTATACTgatcaaaatacaaaaatcataagacctgcacattcccaaagttgaTGTATGCCAATCACTACAAACCTGGCCTCAGtttcacatgcagaacacagacagactctaaccaaatacagaataaagagaccataaaatataaatggactggaaaccgcaagaagccagactctgtatgcaatgcaaacatcaaatacaataacaaaattataaaacatcaaccatGCCAATAAAAAGAACATCAAATAAACTGAATAGagcaacatccaataattaaaaacatttacaaaaatatttttaaaaaattaccaaCCACCTAAAAATTTCCAAAACAACAGATTCAtcacatccaatgattaaaactagcaaggataaaaaaaatctcccactctccttaCCTGGGAACTTCAAATTTCCAGGCACCCTGTAATTGCCATAGATAGGTGTGCAAACTTCagcctctcttacacacaccgaTGCAACTTGTAAGCAGGCTCTCTCTTATACAAACACATGGAGGAAGGCagtttctcacacatacacacacaggcactctctcacacacatatacatgcagtcatgcactcacacacacatgcaggcagataccatctttcacacatacaggcactctttctcacacacataggtattctctctttcacacacaggcagtctcttACTCACAAACACTTTGGATCTCTACCTCTATTTCGGCCACAGGTTGTCCTATTACTGGCAGGGAATGGGAATCCTGGTAGCAGGTCTCTATTGTGTGCCACCCTGAGGCCTTGCTATTGCTGGTGCtgagtgggaaccccaccagcacatcATCTCATGGCACTATGGCTTTTCCTGCCAGAGTCCTATGGGCCCCTTGTTATGTTACCCCATTTTCTTCTAGGTAAAAGCAGCCCCTAACACTCATCCCCCCTCATGGCTGATCCCAAGCCCAACAGTGATCTGCAacggacagcagcagcagcattactaATAAAAGTCAGCACAGGGCATGTAGAatagtgcaagctcacaggccctgcagtggccttGATGCcctcctgttaccacagaaactcatgcatgAACAGGGCGGCTGCAGGGCCTGGGAGTGCCTGCTGGCCCACAGGCTGGTGCCCAAAGAGCGCTGCCACTGGAGGCTCTTGTGACCCCCATCTGGGATCCCGACCCACACTTTGGGAACCCCTGGCCCAGATGTTTTATCCCTTAAAAGTCACCATTTCAAGAGGGGGGAATGTATcataacagaataaataaaatctcccATCCTCCTGATGCTTTTCATAGCCAAGCGGCTGCTTCCGAAAGGGAAGAAGGTAAAACGGCCAAAGAGGAAGAGAAGCTCATTTTCTTTCCTGACCCCTGAGTgctgcagggaggggcagggctggccTCCTCCTCCACGCGAGGCGCTGCCGCTTTAATAAGGCTGCAGGGCAGGGCTTTCCCCCGCAAACGCCGACCGGACTCACCTGCACGGCTTCCCCGGGCTCCTCCATTCCCCGCAGCGACGGGGGCCGCCCTGGCCTCGCTGAGCCGGGAGGGATGGAGCGGCGGGGCCgccctggcagaggaggaggaggaggaggcggggaAAGCGGGCAGGCCCGACGCGCCCGGCCGGGTGGCCCGGGGCGCGCGCTCAAACCAGCGCCTTTGTTTGACTTCAGGGTTGTGCCTCGTACTTTCGTTTCACCTTCTCAGACgtgaggaaaaaaataaaaacaggtacAGCAGTGC from Rhinatrema bivittatum chromosome 3, aRhiBiv1.1, whole genome shotgun sequence includes these protein-coding regions:
- the FAM177B gene encoding protein FAM177B isoform X1, producing MEEPGEAVQNKLEEIDLGKRKHPRRIIHFVSGDTMEEYSTEEEEEEEDDNKQKGVQNVDTSTLSWGPYLQFWVMRIATSSFFSCDNLGGKLAALFGLNLPKYQYAIDEHYRTERKRSVEDDEGMAESQEADALRERQHFPTQSVEYGAVSSSTNPVSCAGETTEHGLGNSTSSTNDIQ
- the FAM177B gene encoding protein FAM177B isoform X2, producing MNKLEEIDLGKRKHPRRIIHFVSGDTMEEYSTEEEEEEEDDNKQKGVQNVDTSTLSWGPYLQFWVMRIATSSFFSCDNLGGKLAALFGLNLPKYQYAIDEHYRTERKRSVEDDEGMAESQEADALRERQHFPTQSVEYGAVSSSTNPVSCAGETTEHGLGNSTSSTNDIQ
- the FAM177B gene encoding protein FAM177B isoform X3, translating into MEEYSTEEEEEEEDDNKQKGVQNVDTSTLSWGPYLQFWVMRIATSSFFSCDNLGGKLAALFGLNLPKYQYAIDEHYRTERKRSVEDDEGMAESQEADALRERQHFPTQSVEYGAVSSSTNPVSCAGETTEHGLGNSTSSTNDIQ